TGGTGCGGCGCGGGCCGGCGGGCGCCCTGGTGATCGAGACGCCGACGCGCGTCGAGCCGACCGAGGACGACCTCGAGCTGCTGGCGCTCTTCTCCTCCCAGGCCGCGATCGCCGTGCGGAACACGCACGAGCTCGAGCGGCACCGGAGCGGCGCGCTCGCGGCCCTCGGCCGGATGGCCACCCAGGTCGCGCACGAGGTGAAGAACCCGCTCGCCGGGCTCCGCCTCTACGCCCGGCACCTCGAGCAGCGGCTCAGCCGCGCGGCAGACGCCGAGGGCGCCGAGCTCGCCGGGAAGATCGCGACCACCGTGGACCATCTGGCGTCGGTCGTCGCCGAGATCACCACCTTCGGCCGGCCGCCCGAGCTCCACCGCGCGCCGACGCAGGTGCACGACCTGCTCGACGAGTGCCTCGCCCTCGCGGCGGCGCGCTTCGAGGGCGCGGCCGTCGAGGTGGTCCGCAAGTACGACCCCGCGATCCGCGAGGCGCCGCTCGACGCGCGCGGGCTGCGCAAGGCGTTCCTCAACCTGATCCTCAACGCCTTCGAGGCGCTCGCGGCGGGCGGGCGCCTCACGGTGACGACGGCCCTGGCAGCCGACACGGCGACGCTCGCCGTCACGATCGAGGACACGGGCGTGGGCATGACCGACGAAGTCCTCGCGCGCGCGTTCGACCCGTTCTTCACGACGAAGACGGAGGGCACCGGGCTCGGCATGTCGATCGCGCGCTCGGTGGTGGACCTCCACGGCGGGACGCTGACGGTGCAGAGCCGCGTCGGCCAGGGAACCGACGTGCGGATCAAGCTCCCGGTGTCGCGACCGTGAAGCGGGACAGGACCGTGCTGGTGGTGGACGACGAGAAAACGATCACCGACGGCCTCCGCCTGACGCTGGAGGCCGAGGGCTACACGGTCCGCACCGCGGCGAGCGTGCGGGAGGCGCTCACGGGCGTCGCGCAGGCGGAGGCCCACGTCGCGATCCTCGACCTCATGCTGCCGGACGGCGACGGCATCGGGCTCACGCGCGAGCTCAAGCGGCGCGACCCGGCGCTCGAGGTCATCGTCGTCACGGCCTACGGCTCGGTGCGCAAGGCGATGGAGGCGACGAAGGGCGCCGGCGCGTTCTACGTCCTCGAGAAGCCGTTCGATCCCGACGAGCTGCTCGGCCTCGTCAAGAACGCCCTCGAGCATCGCCGGCTCGCCACCGAGAACGCCGACCTCCGCCGCCGGCTCGTCGAGCAGGTCGCCGACAGCGAGATCCTCGGGCAGGCGCCGGGGATGCGGCGCGTGATGGAGACGGTGGCGTCGGTCGCCGAGGCCGACGCCAACGTGCTGATCATCGGCGAGAGCGGCAGCGGCAAGGAGCTGATCGCGAACGCGCTGCACGAGCGCAGCCCGCGCCGCGAGGGGCCGTGGATCAAGATCAACTGCGCGGCGCTGCCCAGGGATCTCATCGAGTCGGAGCTCTTCGGCCACACGAAGGGCGCCTTCACCGGCGCCACCACCGACAAGACCGGCCTCCTGGAAGAGGCCGACGGCGGCTCGCTCCTGCTCGACGAGATCATCGAGATGCCGGTGGACCTCCAGGCCAAGCTCCTGCGCGTCCTCGAGGAGCGCGTCGTGCGCCGGCTGGGCGGCCCGAAGGCCACGCCCGTGGACTTCCGCCTGATCTCCTCCACGAACCGGAGCCCGGAGACTGCGCTCAAGGAGGGCCGCCTCCGCCAGGACCTCTTCTTCCGCATCAACACCGTGTCCATCCAGGTGCCGTCGCTGCGCGAGCGGCGCGAGGACATCCCGGTGCTCGTGAAAGCCTTCCTCGAGCGCTACTGCGCGAAGCACGACCGCACGGTGGAGGGGATCGAGCCCGGGGCGTACCGGCGCCTGCTCGCTTACCCCTGGCCGGGGAACGTGCGCGAGCTCCAGCACGCCCTCGAGCGCGCCGTGCTCGTCACGCGCGGACCGCAGCTCGTGCTCGAGGATTTCCCCGAGCCCTTGCATCGCGCGGCCGGCGAGCCGGGCGCGGCGATCACCATCGCGCCCTCGGAGGTGCCGGCGGGCTCGCTGGAGGAGATCGAGCGCGCGTCGATACTCAAGGCGCTCGAGGCCACCAAGTGGAACAAGCAGGCGGCCGCGGCGCTGCTCGGCCTTAGGCGTCCGACGCTCTATTCCAAAATGCGCAGGCACGGCATTCCCCAGCGCCGGCCGTAGCCCGGCCGTCGCCCGAAACGCGAGCAACTTCCCGGCCCCTGCCCATTTCGTAGGCAAGCGGGGCCCGTTCCGCCACGCGGCCTCGCGCCGCAATTCGCTGATTTCCTGCGCTTCGCGGGGCGCGGATGCGGGCATGGGGGTTGCTTCGCTTGTCCCACCCGGGAGGGTCCGTGATGAAAAAGATCGAGGCCATCATCAAGCCGTTCAAGCTCGACGACGTCAAGGAAGCGCTCACCGCCATCGGCGTCATCGGGATGACCGTGTCGGAGGTGCGCGGCTTTGGCCGGCAGAAGGGCCACACCGAGCTCTACCGCGGCGGCGAATACACGGTGGACTTCCTCCCGAAGATCAAGATCGAGGTCGTCGTCCCGGACCGTCTCGTGGACAAGGTCGCCGAGGTCGTGGCGAACGCGGCCAAGACCGGCAACATCGGCGACGGCAAGATCTTCGTGCACCCGGTCGAGAGCGCGGTGCGCATCCGCACGGGCGAGCGCGACGAGAGCGCGCTCTAGGGGGGCCACCATCGCCCGGACTCTCCCAAGGAGGCTCAACGTGAAGCGACTCGGTATCGCGCTGGCAGTGATGCTGGTGCTGGGCGCCACGGCGGCGGCGGCGCTGGCGCAGCAGCCCGCGGCGCCGGCGGCCCCCGCGGCCCCGGCCGCGCCCGGCGCTCCCGCCCCGGCGCCGTCGAAGATCGACAAGGGCGACAC
This portion of the Candidatus Methylomirabilota bacterium genome encodes:
- a CDS encoding ATP-binding protein; this encodes VRRGPAGALVIETPTRVEPTEDDLELLALFSSQAAIAVRNTHELERHRSGALAALGRMATQVAHEVKNPLAGLRLYARHLEQRLSRAADAEGAELAGKIATTVDHLASVVAEITTFGRPPELHRAPTQVHDLLDECLALAAARFEGAAVEVVRKYDPAIREAPLDARGLRKAFLNLILNAFEALAAGGRLTVTTALAADTATLAVTIEDTGVGMTDEVLARAFDPFFTTKTEGTGLGMSIARSVVDLHGGTLTVQSRVGQGTDVRIKLPVSRP
- a CDS encoding sigma-54 dependent transcriptional regulator; the protein is MKRDRTVLVVDDEKTITDGLRLTLEAEGYTVRTAASVREALTGVAQAEAHVAILDLMLPDGDGIGLTRELKRRDPALEVIVVTAYGSVRKAMEATKGAGAFYVLEKPFDPDELLGLVKNALEHRRLATENADLRRRLVEQVADSEILGQAPGMRRVMETVASVAEADANVLIIGESGSGKELIANALHERSPRREGPWIKINCAALPRDLIESELFGHTKGAFTGATTDKTGLLEEADGGSLLLDEIIEMPVDLQAKLLRVLEERVVRRLGGPKATPVDFRLISSTNRSPETALKEGRLRQDLFFRINTVSIQVPSLRERREDIPVLVKAFLERYCAKHDRTVEGIEPGAYRRLLAYPWPGNVRELQHALERAVLVTRGPQLVLEDFPEPLHRAAGEPGAAITIAPSEVPAGSLEEIERASILKALEATKWNKQAAAALLGLRRPTLYSKMRRHGIPQRRP
- a CDS encoding P-II family nitrogen regulator; the protein is MKKIEAIIKPFKLDDVKEALTAIGVIGMTVSEVRGFGRQKGHTELYRGGEYTVDFLPKIKIEVVVPDRLVDKVAEVVANAAKTGNIGDGKIFVHPVESAVRIRTGERDESAL